From the genome of Populus alba chromosome 10, ASM523922v2, whole genome shotgun sequence, one region includes:
- the LOC118033504 gene encoding stemmadenine O-acetyltransferase, which translates to MKIEIEVISNEIIKPSSPTPDHLRHYQLSFLDQISPPTYNPLLLFYPADGDVKINNIEKPNQLKQSLSEVLNLYYPLAGRIKDNLFVECNDEGIPFFQAEVKCRLPQVVENPDPSELNKLTPFALDDAEELPLGIQYNIFECGGIVIGLCISHKVGDASSLFTFIKYWAATARGEADHISRPEYISATLFPPINISGFKPATGITKEDVVTKRFVFRSSSIEKLKEKCSPASGSLENQRPPSRVEALSVFIWQRFTAATKVESTPERIYSMVHAVNLRSRMEPPLPEYSFGNYYRIAFTIPSIDSGEENYNLVSQIRDSIGKIDKEYVKKLQKGGEHLGFIKEQAARFLRGEVISLNFTSLCRFPLYEADFGWAKPIWVGSPSLTFKNLVVFMDTASGDGIEALVHLKEEDMAKFEEDEELLQYIVPTKC; encoded by the coding sequence ATGAAGATTGAAATTGAAGTAATCTCCAACGAGATCATCAAGCCATCTTCTCCGACCCCAGATCACCTTCGCCATTACCAGCTCTCCTTTCTTGATCAAATCTCTCCCCCGACCTATAACCCTCTGCTCCTCTTCTATCCAGCAGACGGTGATGTGAAGATCAACAACATAGAGAAACCTAACCAGCTCAAGCAATCCTTGTCTGAGGTCTTAAACCTTTACTATCCCTTAGCCGGACGTATTAAGGACAACCTTTTCGTAGAGTGCAACGATGAGGGCATTCCATTTTTCCAGGCAGAAGTCAAGTGCCGACTTCCACAAGTTGTTGAGAATCCAGATCCTAGTGAACTCAACAAGTTGACCCCATTTGCACTAGATGATGCTGAAGAACTGCCTCTAGGCATCCAGTACAACATCTTTGAGTGTGGTGGAATTGTTATTGGTCTGTGCATCTCACACAAAGTTGGAGATGCATCATCACTTTTCACGTTTATCAAATATTGGGCTGCCACTGCTCGTGGAGAAGCAGATCATATATCAAGACCAGAGTATATCTCTGCAACTCTCTTCCCACCTATCAACATATCAGGGTTTAAACCAGCCACTGGTATCACTAAAGAAGATGTTGTGACAAAAAGGTTCGTGTTCCGCTCCTCTTCAATAGAGAAGCTAAAAGAAAAATGCAGTCCTGCAAGTGGAAGCTTGGAAAATCAGCGACCACCATCACGTGTTGAGGCCTTGTCAGTATTCATATGGCAACGCTTCACAGCTGCCACTAAAGTAGAATCAACACCCGAAAGAATTTACTCCATGGTTCATGCAGTGAACCTGCGCTCGAGGATGGAACCTCCGCTCCCAGAATACTCCTTCGGAAACTACTATCGGATTGCATTCACAATTCCATCCATTGATAGTGGCGAGGAAAACTACAATCTTGTTAGTCAGATCAGAGACTCAATTggtaaaattgacaaagaataCGTGAAGAAACTTCAAAAGGGCGGTGAGCACTTGGGCTTCATCAAAGAGCAAGCCGCAAGATTTCTCAGAGGTGAGGTGATTTCTTTGAACTTCACAAGCTTGTGCAGGTTTCCTTTGTATGAAGCTGATTTTGGGTGGGCGAAACCTATATGGGTAGGCTCTCCAAGTCTCACCTTCAAGAACCTAGTTGTTTTCATGGACACTGCATCTGGTGATGGAATAGAAGCACTTGTGCACTTGAAGGAGGAAGACATGGCCAAATTCGAAGAGGATGAGGAGCTGCTTCAGTATATTGTACCAACCAAATGTTAA